From Camelus dromedarius isolate mCamDro1 chromosome 23, mCamDro1.pat, whole genome shotgun sequence, a single genomic window includes:
- the ECM1 gene encoding extracellular matrix protein 1, with amino-acid sequence MGTRSRAALVLACLAVASVASEEGFKAPGQKELGPEHLTHHLQEVGYAAPPSPPLSRALPQDHPDTSQHSPHFEGQSEVRPSRSQEAIPVQEEEQPPPLPVGKKGDPPLPQEAIPLQEELPPPQLPTEQKEVSHSEDKSAAFMNHKPPEPESWNPALHCQQGRSRGGWGHRLDGFPPGRPSPDNLDQICLPNRQHVVYGPWNLPQTGFSHLSRQGETLNLLETGYSRCCRCHSHTNRLDCAKLVWEDAMTRFCEAEFSVKTRAHWCCKQQGEARFSCFQEEAPRPHYQLRACPSRQPGISSGPELPFPPGLPTLDNIKNICHLRRFRSVPRNLPATDPIQRQLQALTRLEGEFQRCCRQGNNHTCTWKAWEDTLDGYCDWEQAIKTHHHSCCHYPPSPARDECFARRAPYPNYDRDILTLDLSRVTPNLMSHLCGNQRVLTKHKQIPGLIRNMTAHCCELPFPEQACCAEEEKSAFIDDLCGPRRNFWRDSALCCKLSPGDEQINCFNTNYLRNVALVAGDTGDAKGQGEQDPTQGTNFSPTHEPKEE; translated from the exons GCTTTAAGGCTCCAGGGCAGAAGGAGCTGGGGCCAGAGCACCTCACCCACCACCTCCAAGAAG TTGGCTATGctgcacccccttccccacccctgtccAGAGCCCTCCCCCAGGATCACCCTGACACCTCTCAGCATAGCCCTCACTTTGAGGGGCAGAGTGAAG TGCGGCCCTCTCGCTCTCAGGAAGCCATCCCTGTCCAGGAGGAGGAGCAGCCCCCTCCACTCCCTGTGGGAAAGAAAG GGGATCCCCCTCTTCCTCAGGAAGCCATCCCCCTCCAAGAagagctgccccctccccagctccctacGGAGCAGAAGGAAG TCAGTCATTCTGAAG ACAAGTCAGCCGCCTTCATGAATCACAAGCCCCCAGAGCCTGAGTCCTGGAATCCAGCCCTGCACTGCCAACAGGGCCGATCCCGCGGGGGCTGGGGCCACCGGCTGGATGGCTTCCCCCCCGGTCGGCCTTCTCCAGACAACCTGGACCAGATCTGCCTTCCTAATCGTCAGCATGTGGTGTACGGCCCTTGGAACCTGCCCCAGACTGGCTTCTCCCACCTTAGTCGCCAGGGTGAGACCCTCAATCTCCTGGAGACTGGATATTCCCGCTGCTGCCGCTGTCACAGCCACACAAACCGCTTGGACTGTGCAAAACTCGTG TGGGAGGACGCGATGACCCGGTTCTGTGAGGCCGAGTTCTCGGTCAAGACCCGAGCCCACTGGTGCTGCAAACAGCAGGGGGAGGCTCGAttctcctgcttccaggaggAAGCTCCCCGGCCACACTATCAGCTCCGGGCCTGCCCCAGCCGCCAGCCTGGTATTTCCTCGGGCCCTGAGCTGCCTTTTCCCCCGGGGCTTCCCACACTGGACAATATCAAGAACATCTGCCACCTAAGACGCTTCCGCTCTGTGCCGCGCAACCTCCCAGCTACTGACCCCATCCAAAGGCAGCTGCAGGCTCTGACCCGCCTGGAGGGGGAGTTCCAGCGCTGCTGCCGGCAGGGGAACAACCACACCTGTACATGGAAGGCT TGGGAGGATACCCTTGATGGATACTGTGATTGGGAACAGGCTATAAAGACCCACCACCACTCGTGTTGCCACTACCCTCCTAGCCCTGCCCGCGATGAGTGCTTTGCCCGTCGGGCTCCTTATCCCAACTATGACCGGGACATCTTGACCCTTGACCTCAGCCGAGTCACCCCCAACCTCATGAGCCATCTCTGTGGAAATCAAAGGGTTCTCACCAAGCA TAAGCAGATTCCTGGGCTGATCCGGAACATGACTGCCCACTGCTGTGAACTGCCATTTCCAGAGCAGGCCTGCTGTGCCGAGGAGGAA AAATCAGCCTTCATCGATGACCTGTGTGGCCCCCGACGTAACTTCTGGCGAGACTCTGCCCTCTGCTGTAAACTGAGTCCTGGGGATGAACAGATCAACTGCTTCAACACTAATTATCTGAGGAATGTGGCTCTAGTGGCTGGAGACACTGGGGATGCCAAGGGCCAGGGGGAGCAGGACCCAACTCAGGGAACAAATTTCAGCCCCACCCATGAGCCCAAGGAAGAGTGA